One stretch of Tenacibaculum sp. MAR_2010_89 DNA includes these proteins:
- a CDS encoding 2-hydroxyacid dehydrogenase has translation MKILHLDTNHPLLINQLNNFGFINDEDYDSSKHEIESKISTYDGIIIRSRFSIDKQFLDKASNLKFIGRVGAGLENIECEYALTKGVHLISAPEGNRNAVGEHSLGMLLSLFNKLNKADKEVRKGKWLREDNRGIELDGKTVGLIGYGNMGKAFAKKLRGFDVKVLCYDIKDNVGDGNCKQVSLQKLQEEVDVLSLHTPQTDLTINMINTEFINQFKKNFWLINTARGKSVVTSDLVDSLKSGKILGAGLDVLEYEKKSFENLFTDSLMPDAFQYLIKSNQVILSPHVAGWTIESKEKLAQTIVNKIKEKF, from the coding sequence ATGAAAATATTACATTTAGACACTAATCACCCACTTTTAATAAATCAATTAAATAACTTTGGTTTTATTAATGATGAAGATTATGATTCTTCGAAGCATGAAATAGAGTCTAAAATCTCAACATATGATGGGATTATTATTCGAAGTAGATTTAGTATAGATAAACAATTTTTAGACAAGGCTTCTAACTTAAAGTTTATTGGGCGAGTTGGTGCTGGATTAGAAAATATTGAGTGTGAATATGCTTTAACTAAAGGAGTTCATTTAATATCAGCTCCTGAAGGTAATAGAAATGCTGTTGGTGAACATTCTTTAGGAATGCTTCTTTCCTTATTCAATAAACTAAATAAAGCTGATAAAGAAGTTAGGAAAGGAAAATGGCTTCGTGAAGATAATAGAGGAATTGAATTAGATGGCAAAACAGTAGGTCTTATTGGTTATGGAAACATGGGAAAAGCTTTTGCAAAAAAACTTCGCGGATTTGATGTAAAGGTTCTGTGTTATGACATTAAAGATAATGTTGGTGATGGAAACTGCAAACAAGTATCTTTACAAAAACTACAAGAAGAAGTTGATGTATTAAGTTTGCACACTCCACAAACTGACCTTACTATTAATATGATTAATACAGAATTTATTAACCAGTTTAAAAAAAACTTTTGGTTGATAAATACTGCCAGAGGGAAATCTGTAGTTACCTCCGACTTGGTTGATTCATTGAAATCTGGAAAAATTCTAGGTGCAGGTTTAGACGTTTTAGAATATGAAAAAAAATCATTTGAAAATTTATTTACCGATTCTCTTATGCCTGATGCTTTTCAGTATTTAATAAAATCAAATCAGGTTATTTTATCACCCCATGTCGCTGGATGGACTATTGAGAGTAAAGAGAAATTAGCACAAACCATCGTAAATAAAATCAAAGAAAAATTTTAG
- a CDS encoding DUF1801 domain-containing protein has product MKYEATSPNDYISQTPEDRQEALKKLRNIISRNLPKGFEEGMQYGMIGYFVPLSTYPNGYHCSPSEPLPFMSFASQKNSINLYHSGIYAIPELHKWFINEYPKHCKRKLDMGKSCIRFKKIEEIPYDLITELVQKISVDKWIAVYEQNIKNVKNEKR; this is encoded by the coding sequence ATGAAATACGAAGCTACATCTCCTAACGACTATATATCTCAAACTCCTGAAGATAGGCAAGAAGCTTTAAAAAAACTACGAAATATAATCTCCAGAAATCTTCCAAAAGGATTTGAAGAAGGTATGCAATATGGTATGATAGGTTATTTTGTGCCACTATCAACATACCCTAATGGATACCACTGTTCTCCTAGTGAACCATTACCCTTTATGAGTTTTGCTTCTCAAAAGAACTCAATAAATCTTTATCATAGCGGTATATATGCTATTCCTGAACTACACAAATGGTTTATTAACGAGTATCCTAAACATTGTAAACGTAAACTAGACATGGGGAAAAGTTGTATTAGATTTAAAAAAATTGAAGAAATACCCTATGATTTAATTACCGAATTAGTTCAAAAAATTTCAGTGGACAAATGGATTGCTGTTTACGAACAAAATATAAAAAACGTAAAAAATGAAAAAAGGTAA
- a CDS encoding VOC family protein: MKKGKVTGIGGVFFKTENPKETKDWYKKHLSFNTDDWGCTFWWKDKDGNKASTQWSPFDKKTDYFSPSKKDFMFNYRVENLVELLEELKQDGVTVIDKVEEYDYGKFGWIIDLDGNKIELWEPIDEAFL; encoded by the coding sequence ATGAAAAAAGGTAAAGTAACAGGTATTGGAGGCGTTTTTTTTAAAACAGAAAACCCTAAAGAAACCAAAGATTGGTATAAAAAACATTTAAGTTTTAATACTGATGATTGGGGTTGTACTTTTTGGTGGAAAGATAAAGATGGAAATAAGGCTTCAACACAATGGAGTCCTTTTGATAAGAAAACTGATTATTTTTCTCCATCAAAAAAAGATTTTATGTTTAACTATCGTGTTGAAAATTTAGTAGAATTATTAGAAGAATTAAAACAGGATGGTGTTACAGTTATTGACAAAGTTGAGGAATATGACTATGGTAAGTTCGGTTGGATTATTGATTTAGATGGAAACAAAATTGAACTCTGGGAGCCAATAGACGAAGCTTTTTTATAA
- a CDS encoding TM2 domain-containing protein: MEIVDQNGNPIPQHQKENKRVLAGILAIILGGFGVHKFILGYTKEGITTLFLTIVLTIISCGIFSGVMWLITFIEGIIYLTKSDEEFFEIYQQNRKEWF; encoded by the coding sequence ATGGAAATAGTTGATCAAAACGGAAATCCTATACCTCAACATCAAAAAGAAAACAAAAGAGTTTTAGCTGGTATACTTGCCATTATACTAGGTGGATTTGGAGTACATAAATTTATATTAGGTTATACTAAAGAAGGAATAACTACCTTATTTCTTACTATAGTTTTAACAATAATATCCTGTGGTATTTTTTCAGGTGTAATGTGGTTAATTACATTTATAGAAGGAATTATTTATTTAACCAAATCAGATGAAGAGTTCTTTGAAATATATCAGCAAAACCGAAAAGAGTGGTTTTAA
- a CDS encoding YtxH domain-containing protein, whose product MSEENKKPSENLNEKNDSFKETINDASEKANEFVKKAEEKVSEFLESESVKNVKDKASEFAEEAKETFENVSGKASEIAGEASEKIVDFAEEAKEKITEILESEQAQKVKEKASEFAEDAKQAFEDVSEKASEIVGEASEHIADFAEEAEEEIKEATKKTKSFFQRLFGK is encoded by the coding sequence ATGTCAGAAGAAAACAAAAAGCCAAGTGAAAATTTAAATGAAAAAAATGACTCTTTTAAAGAAACTATAAATGATGCTTCAGAGAAAGCAAATGAATTTGTTAAAAAAGCAGAGGAAAAAGTTTCTGAATTCCTAGAAAGTGAAAGTGTTAAAAATGTAAAAGATAAAGCTAGTGAATTTGCAGAAGAAGCAAAAGAAACATTCGAAAATGTATCAGGAAAAGCTTCAGAAATTGCAGGTGAAGCAAGTGAAAAAATAGTTGATTTTGCTGAAGAGGCTAAAGAGAAAATCACTGAAATATTAGAAAGTGAACAAGCTCAAAAAGTAAAAGAAAAAGCTAGTGAATTTGCTGAAGATGCTAAACAAGCATTTGAAGATGTATCTGAAAAGGCTTCAGAAATAGTTGGTGAAGCAAGTGAACACATAGCGGATTTTGCTGAAGAGGCTGAAGAAGAAATTAAGGAAGCCACTAAAAAAACGAAAAGTTTTTTTCAACGTTTATTTGGAAAGTAA
- a CDS encoding glycosyltransferase family 9 protein — translation MSLKNKHILIIRLSAMGDVAMTVPVIRNLIKQNKGVKITILTRAFFTPFFTEFDNVTVYTPELKGKHKGIIGLFKLFKELIKLNIDVVADLHNVIRSNILVSFFRLRGIKCVQLKKGRKDKKKLTELNENKILFSLKTMHERYADVFKRLGFSMNLSSIYNLVKKEIPYHFQKEFNDSKLIGIAPFAAYKGKAFPIKKIKSLVKELSDKNYCKVLLFGGGDVEKKLLEDLAKDYTNVFSMVKKGTFEEELNIISNLDVMISMDSGNGHIAAMYNVPVITIWGVTHPCLGFTPFNQSIENQILPDLKEYPLIPTSTYGKEYPKEYLNCFETILISDIIKVVNTYTK, via the coding sequence TTGAGTTTAAAAAATAAGCATATTTTAATTATACGTCTCTCTGCTATGGGAGATGTTGCTATGACTGTACCAGTTATACGAAATTTGATTAAACAGAATAAAGGAGTAAAAATAACGATTCTAACTCGTGCTTTTTTTACTCCTTTTTTTACAGAGTTTGATAATGTAACCGTTTATACTCCTGAATTAAAAGGGAAGCATAAAGGTATTATAGGGTTGTTTAAGCTTTTTAAAGAGTTAATAAAGTTAAATATTGACGTAGTTGCCGATTTACATAATGTGATTAGATCAAATATCTTAGTTTCTTTTTTTAGGTTAAGAGGTATAAAATGTGTGCAATTAAAAAAAGGGAGAAAAGATAAAAAAAAGCTAACAGAGTTAAATGAAAACAAAATTTTGTTCTCATTAAAAACAATGCATGAAAGGTATGCAGATGTTTTTAAAAGGTTAGGTTTTTCAATGAATTTGAGTAGTATTTACAATCTAGTTAAAAAAGAAATTCCTTATCATTTTCAAAAAGAATTTAATGATTCAAAACTTATAGGGATTGCTCCTTTTGCAGCTTATAAAGGAAAAGCATTTCCGATTAAAAAGATTAAATCGTTAGTTAAAGAACTTAGTGATAAAAATTATTGTAAAGTTTTGTTATTTGGCGGAGGCGATGTTGAAAAAAAACTTTTAGAAGATCTTGCTAAAGATTATACGAATGTTTTTTCAATGGTGAAAAAAGGAACTTTTGAAGAAGAATTAAATATTATATCAAATTTAGATGTAATGATTTCCATGGATTCTGGGAATGGGCATATTGCTGCTATGTATAATGTACCTGTAATTACAATTTGGGGAGTTACCCATCCTTGTTTAGGGTTTACACCATTTAATCAATCTATAGAGAATCAAATACTTCCTGATTTGAAAGAATATCCTTTAATACCTACTTCAACTTATGGGAAAGAGTACCCTAAAGAATATTTAAATTGTTTTGAAACAATTTTAATTTCAGATATTATAAAGGTTGTGAATACTTACACTAAATAA
- a CDS encoding DUF4254 domain-containing protein — protein MFTAKANKIFQEVINDYHIKDDVYQDFVNKYDKEEDLIAHLLYRKCWIDTVQWHYEDIIRDPNINPVDALVLKRKIDASNQDRTDMVEYIDAYFLEEFKNVTSKKNATINTESPAWGIDRLSILALKVYHMNEEATRENASENHQKNCQKKLDVLLEQRVDLSLAIDTLLNDIKEGDKYMKVYKQMKMYNDDELNPVLRSQK, from the coding sequence ATGTTTACAGCTAAAGCAAATAAAATTTTTCAAGAAGTAATAAATGATTATCATATTAAAGATGATGTTTACCAAGATTTTGTAAATAAATATGATAAAGAAGAAGATTTAATTGCTCATTTACTTTATAGAAAATGTTGGATTGATACTGTTCAGTGGCATTATGAAGACATTATTAGAGATCCAAATATTAATCCTGTAGACGCTTTGGTGCTAAAAAGAAAAATTGATGCATCAAACCAGGATAGAACAGATATGGTTGAGTATATTGATGCTTATTTTTTAGAAGAATTTAAGAATGTTACATCTAAAAAAAATGCAACAATAAATACTGAAAGCCCAGCTTGGGGTATTGATAGATTGTCAATTTTAGCATTGAAAGTTTACCATATGAATGAGGAAGCTACAAGAGAGAATGCTTCTGAGAACCATCAAAAAAATTGTCAGAAAAAGTTAGATGTTTTATTAGAACAACGAGTTGATTTATCATTGGCTATCGATACTTTACTTAATGATATTAAAGAAGGAGACAAGTATATGAAAGTATACAAGCAAATGAAAATGTATAATGATGATGAGTTAAACCCTGTTTTACGTTCGCAAAAGTAA
- a CDS encoding thymidine kinase encodes MFLENTVNHTEQFGWIEVICGSMFSGKTEELIRRLKRAQFAKQRVEIFKPSVDTRYDDEEVVSHNENRIRSTPVPASSNIRLLANNVDVVGIDEAQFFDDEIVAVCNDLANRGVRVIVAGLDMDFKGNPFGPMPALMATAEYVTKVHAVCTRTGNLAHYSYRKTQNEDLVLLGETQEYEPLSRAAYYRAIENSNKEKEITDE; translated from the coding sequence ATGTTTCTTGAAAATACAGTAAATCATACAGAACAATTTGGGTGGATCGAGGTTATTTGCGGATCGATGTTTTCAGGAAAAACAGAAGAATTGATAAGACGTTTAAAACGAGCTCAATTTGCCAAACAACGTGTAGAGATATTTAAACCATCAGTAGATACACGTTATGATGATGAGGAAGTAGTTTCTCACAATGAAAACAGAATTAGATCTACGCCAGTACCGGCGTCATCTAACATACGACTTTTAGCAAATAATGTTGATGTAGTTGGCATTGATGAAGCTCAATTTTTTGATGATGAAATAGTAGCCGTATGCAATGATTTAGCTAATAGAGGTGTTAGAGTTATTGTTGCAGGATTAGATATGGATTTTAAAGGAAATCCTTTTGGTCCGATGCCAGCGCTTATGGCAACTGCAGAGTATGTTACAAAGGTGCATGCTGTTTGTACGCGTACTGGTAACTTAGCCCATTACAGCTATAGAAAAACTCAAAATGAAGATTTAGTTTTACTTGGTGAAACCCAAGAATATGAACCTTTAAGTAGAGCTGCATATTATAGAGCTATAGAAAACTCTAATAAAGAAAAAGAAATTACAGATGAATAA
- the alr gene encoding alanine racemase, producing MNNTHVTILEIDANAVLHNLTYFKQKLKPETKVLVVVKAFGYGSESVEIAKIVEDKVDYFAVAYTNEGITLRESGIKKPILVLHPQIQNLELVVKYNLEPSLYNFKIFDAFLSLADKKPLMNYPVHIKFNTGLNRLGFWHTDVPTIISELKKSNNIKIQSFFSHLAASEDINEQEFTVGQINNFAYIVKQLYDHLGYEPMIHILNTSGIINYPKAQFDMVRLGIGLYGFGNNPEETKQLKNTHTLKSIISQIHIIQPGETVGYNRAFVANQPTRSATIPIGHADGISRKLGNKNGFVIINNQPAPMIGNVSMDMIMVDVTKIDCKEGDEVILFNHQQHIDYMAHKCETIPYEILTAISQRVKRLVKK from the coding sequence ATGAATAATACTCATGTAACCATTTTAGAAATAGATGCAAATGCAGTTTTGCATAACCTAACTTATTTTAAACAAAAGCTTAAGCCAGAAACAAAAGTTTTAGTAGTTGTTAAAGCTTTTGGTTACGGAAGTGAGTCTGTTGAAATTGCAAAAATTGTAGAGGATAAGGTAGATTATTTTGCTGTAGCATACACAAATGAAGGAATAACTTTAAGAGAAAGCGGAATTAAAAAACCTATTTTAGTATTACATCCTCAAATACAAAACTTAGAGTTAGTAGTTAAATATAACCTAGAACCAAGTCTTTATAACTTTAAAATTTTCGATGCTTTTCTAAGTTTAGCTGACAAGAAGCCTCTTATGAATTATCCGGTACACATTAAGTTTAATACTGGATTGAACAGATTAGGGTTTTGGCATACAGATGTTCCTACTATAATTAGTGAGTTAAAAAAATCTAACAATATTAAAATTCAATCATTTTTTTCTCACTTAGCTGCAAGTGAAGACATTAACGAGCAAGAGTTTACTGTAGGACAAATAAATAATTTTGCATACATCGTAAAGCAACTTTATGATCATTTAGGATATGAACCTATGATTCATATTTTAAATACCTCTGGGATTATCAATTACCCTAAAGCTCAATTCGACATGGTACGCTTAGGAATTGGTTTATATGGTTTTGGAAATAATCCTGAAGAAACAAAACAATTAAAAAACACACATACATTAAAATCAATTATATCTCAAATACATATAATTCAACCAGGAGAAACTGTAGGATATAATAGAGCGTTTGTAGCAAATCAACCTACAAGAAGCGCAACAATACCAATAGGACATGCTGATGGTATATCTAGAAAACTTGGTAATAAAAACGGGTTTGTAATTATTAATAATCAGCCCGCACCGATGATTGGGAATGTTTCTATGGATATGATTATGGTTGATGTTACTAAAATTGACTGTAAAGAAGGTGATGAAGTAATTCTATTTAACCATCAACAACACATAGATTACATGGCTCACAAATGTGAAACTATACCTTATGAAATATTAACTGCTATATCTCAAAGGGTTAAAAGATTAGTTAAAAAGTAA
- the mscL gene encoding large-conductance mechanosensitive channel protein MscL, which translates to MIKEFKDFAMKGNLVDIAVGFVMGAAFKQVVTSFTGGIVSPLIGLIFNADFKDLKYVLKEGVADATGKVTGETAIMYGEFLTHVIDFIIVAFVMFMVVKAINAMKKKEEPAPEAPKGPTQEELLVEIRDLLKK; encoded by the coding sequence ATGATCAAAGAGTTCAAGGACTTTGCAATGAAAGGCAATTTAGTCGATATTGCAGTAGGTTTTGTTATGGGTGCTGCTTTTAAACAAGTAGTAACTTCTTTTACAGGAGGTATAGTATCTCCTTTAATCGGTTTAATTTTTAACGCAGATTTTAAAGACTTAAAATATGTTCTTAAAGAAGGAGTTGCCGATGCTACAGGTAAAGTTACAGGTGAAACTGCCATTATGTATGGTGAGTTTCTAACCCATGTAATTGACTTTATTATTGTGGCCTTTGTAATGTTTATGGTAGTAAAAGCTATCAATGCAATGAAGAAAAAAGAAGAGCCTGCACCAGAAGCTCCTAAAGGACCTACCCAAGAAGAATTATTAGTAGAGATTAGAGATTTACTAAAAAAATAA
- a CDS encoding helix-turn-helix domain-containing protein, with protein sequence MSIEKNKLFSIIRKKLPQNVLFTEEIADVLDISYDASYRRIKGRTSLTLEETVALAKHYKISLNELYNLQSDNSLFIDKRSYDNTFESLIKFYKEYSCYTQYFTKNHDTTIIYSAKDIPLYHFKTNNLYWKFRIYVHLNFLYSDANNKTEFKNFKPSSLIIEEVNKFRSNFEKANITDIWEDTTINSSLYQIFYFFKIKLIEKDEALLLCDEITLMIKGIEKAAAQGFLNSNKEKKFNLYYSKLLNLNHTIFF encoded by the coding sequence ATGAGTATAGAAAAAAACAAACTTTTTAGTATTATAAGAAAGAAATTACCTCAAAATGTATTGTTTACTGAGGAAATTGCAGATGTTTTAGATATAAGTTACGATGCGTCTTATAGAAGAATTAAGGGGAGAACATCTTTAACTCTTGAAGAAACTGTTGCGTTAGCAAAACATTATAAAATATCTTTGAATGAACTTTATAATTTACAATCTGATAATTCTTTGTTTATAGATAAAAGAAGTTATGATAATACTTTTGAAAGTTTAATTAAATTTTATAAAGAATATTCTTGTTACACTCAGTATTTTACTAAAAATCATGATACTACTATAATTTATTCTGCGAAAGATATTCCTTTATATCATTTTAAAACTAATAATTTATATTGGAAATTTAGAATTTACGTTCATTTGAATTTTTTATATAGCGATGCTAATAATAAAACAGAGTTTAAAAATTTTAAGCCAAGTTCTTTAATTATAGAAGAAGTTAATAAGTTTAGAAGCAATTTTGAAAAAGCAAACATAACAGATATATGGGAGGACACAACAATTAATAGTTCTTTGTATCAAATATTTTATTTTTTTAAAATAAAACTAATAGAAAAAGACGAGGCGTTACTTTTGTGTGATGAAATAACTCTTATGATAAAAGGAATAGAGAAAGCCGCCGCACAAGGTTTTTTAAATTCCAATAAAGAAAAAAAGTTTAATTTATATTATAGCAAACTTTTGAATTTAAATCATACTATTTTTTTTTAA
- a CDS encoding carboxymuconolactone decarboxylase family protein: MPLVTPLSANHDADTKKLAEFFNETLGFCPNSVLTMQHRPAISKAFINLNKAVMANEGRVTSALKRMIAWVSSNATGCRYCQAHAIRAAERYGAEQEQLDNIWEYKTHPAFNEGERAALDFSLAASLVPNMVDEKIKENLYKYWNEGEIVEMLGVISLFGYLNRWNDSMGTSIEDGAVESGEQYLGKHGWNKGKHL; encoded by the coding sequence ATGCCATTAGTAACACCTTTATCTGCAAATCATGATGCAGACACAAAAAAACTAGCTGAATTTTTTAATGAAACATTAGGTTTTTGCCCTAATTCAGTTTTAACAATGCAACATAGACCAGCTATTTCAAAAGCTTTTATTAATTTAAATAAAGCAGTAATGGCTAACGAAGGAAGAGTTACATCAGCACTTAAAAGAATGATAGCTTGGGTTTCAAGTAATGCAACTGGTTGTAGATATTGTCAAGCACATGCAATAAGAGCAGCTGAGCGTTATGGAGCTGAACAAGAGCAATTAGATAATATTTGGGAATACAAAACGCACCCTGCATTTAATGAAGGAGAAAGAGCAGCTTTAGATTTTTCATTAGCAGCTAGTTTAGTGCCAAATATGGTTGATGAGAAAATAAAAGAGAATCTATATAAATATTGGAATGAAGGAGAAATTGTAGAAATGCTAGGAGTTATCTCTTTATTTGGATACTTAAATAGGTGGAATGACTCTATGGGAACAAGTATTGAAGATGGGGCTGTTGAAAGTGGAGAACAGTATTTAGGTAAGCATGGCTGGAATAAAGGCAAGCATTTATAA
- a CDS encoding OsmC family protein, whose protein sequence is MAQHTVTTIWKENMQFETDNPSGHKVLIDTSKDNGGNNSGLAPKAMMLSSLAGCSGLDVVSLLKKMRIIVDDFKMDATGELTEEHPKYYHTVTLNYHFTGTNLDEDKITKAVNLSVEKYCGVMEMFRKFAKINISIHFHKK, encoded by the coding sequence ATGGCACAACACACAGTAACCACCATTTGGAAAGAAAACATGCAGTTTGAAACCGACAACCCTAGTGGACATAAGGTTTTAATTGATACATCTAAAGATAACGGAGGTAACAATTCTGGTTTAGCTCCTAAAGCAATGATGCTATCTTCACTTGCTGGATGTTCAGGTTTAGATGTGGTTTCTTTATTAAAAAAGATGAGAATAATTGTTGATGATTTTAAAATGGATGCTACTGGAGAACTTACTGAGGAACACCCAAAATATTACCATACTGTTACATTAAACTATCATTTTACTGGTACTAACTTAGATGAAGATAAAATTACTAAAGCGGTTAATTTATCTGTTGAAAAATATTGCGGGGTAATGGAAATGTTTAGAAAATTCGCTAAAATTAATATATCTATTCATTTTCATAAAAAATAA
- the recJ gene encoding single-stranded-DNA-specific exonuclease RecJ — protein sequence MRWTLKSKPNIEVIHKLSLDLGIDKVLSKLLVQRGVTTFDEAKCFFRPSLDNLHNPYLMKDMDLAVARIKKAIENNENILVYGDYDVDGTTAVSLMSSYLKEEYENVATYIPDRYKEGYGVSFQGIDFAHDNGFSLIIALDCGIKAIDKVAYASTKEIDFIICDHHKPGKEIPKATAILNPKREDCKYPYKELCGCGVGFKLIQALGEKNNKTIEDFIPYLDLVATAIAADIVPITGENRILTYFGLEVINTSPRNGIKAIIHQTNKKELTITDVVFTIAPRINAAGRMKHGNFAVDLLTQFDFDSAIKVASTIEKFNADRKELDAKITQEALLQIEENNEQDKFTSVVYNETWHKGVIGIVASRLIETYYRPTLVFTKSGDKLAASARSVKGFDVYNALEECSEFIEQFGGHKYAAGLTLLPEQYENFKNKFEDVVSRTIQKELLTPEISIDAELELSEITTKFYRVLKQMGPFGPQNMKPVFLSPSVRDNGYGKQVGADKSHLKLNIIYGADKKTYGAIGFGLGNKIEKVKNNFDIVYNLDENTWNGNTSIQLVLKDLK from the coding sequence ATGCGTTGGACTTTAAAATCAAAACCAAATATTGAAGTTATTCATAAACTATCCTTAGACCTAGGTATTGATAAAGTTTTATCTAAATTATTAGTTCAACGAGGTGTTACTACTTTTGATGAAGCTAAGTGTTTTTTTAGGCCTTCGTTAGATAATTTACACAATCCATATCTTATGAAGGATATGGATTTAGCAGTTGCAAGGATAAAGAAAGCTATTGAAAATAACGAGAATATTTTGGTTTATGGAGATTATGATGTTGATGGTACAACAGCAGTTTCACTCATGTCATCATATTTAAAAGAAGAATATGAAAATGTAGCAACCTATATTCCGGATAGATACAAAGAAGGTTATGGTGTTTCATTTCAAGGAATTGATTTTGCACACGATAACGGGTTTTCTTTAATTATTGCATTAGATTGTGGTATCAAGGCCATAGATAAAGTAGCTTATGCTTCAACAAAAGAAATTGATTTTATTATCTGTGACCATCACAAACCGGGAAAAGAAATTCCTAAGGCTACTGCAATTCTTAACCCAAAAAGAGAAGACTGTAAATATCCTTATAAAGAACTATGTGGATGTGGAGTTGGCTTCAAGTTAATTCAAGCGCTTGGAGAAAAAAACAACAAAACTATAGAAGATTTTATTCCTTATTTAGATTTGGTAGCTACTGCCATAGCCGCCGACATAGTTCCTATTACTGGTGAGAATAGAATACTTACTTATTTTGGATTAGAAGTAATTAATACGAGTCCAAGAAATGGAATTAAAGCTATTATTCATCAAACGAATAAAAAGGAACTCACCATAACAGATGTTGTTTTTACAATAGCGCCAAGAATTAATGCCGCTGGCAGAATGAAACATGGTAATTTTGCTGTAGATTTATTAACCCAATTTGATTTTGATTCTGCAATTAAAGTAGCTTCTACTATTGAAAAATTTAATGCTGACAGAAAAGAATTAGATGCTAAAATAACTCAAGAAGCTCTTTTACAAATTGAAGAAAATAACGAACAAGATAAATTCACATCAGTTGTTTATAACGAAACATGGCATAAAGGTGTTATAGGTATTGTTGCTTCAAGGCTAATTGAAACTTATTATAGACCAACTTTGGTTTTTACAAAAAGTGGAGATAAACTAGCCGCCTCTGCAAGATCTGTAAAAGGTTTTGACGTTTATAATGCTTTAGAAGAATGTTCAGAATTTATTGAACAGTTTGGGGGACATAAGTATGCTGCCGGATTAACTTTACTTCCTGAACAATATGAGAATTTTAAAAATAAATTTGAAGATGTAGTTTCTAGAACGATACAAAAAGAATTATTAACTCCTGAAATTAGTATTGATGCTGAATTGGAATTATCAGAAATTACAACGAAGTTTTATCGCGTTTTAAAACAAATGGGACCTTTCGGGCCACAAAACATGAAACCTGTATTCTTATCACCTAGTGTTAGAGACAATGGTTATGGTAAACAAGTTGGAGCGGATAAAAGTCATTTAAAACTTAATATCATATACGGAGCAGACAAGAAAACATATGGGGCTATTGGTTTTGGTCTTGGCAATAAGATAGAAAAAGTGAAAAATAACTTCGATATCGTCTATAATTTAGATGAAAATACTTGGAATGGTAATACTTCAATTCAATTAGTTTTAAAAGATTTAAAATAA